From Quercus lobata isolate SW786 chromosome 1, ValleyOak3.0 Primary Assembly, whole genome shotgun sequence, one genomic window encodes:
- the LOC115954743 gene encoding uncharacterized protein LOC115954743: protein MALKLDMSKAYDQVEWNFLEKLMMKMGFNERWVGLIMTCVKTVTYSVLVNGEPKGLITLSRGLRQGDPLSSFLFLLCTGGLHGLIRQDANSGDITSFALCRRGPKLTHLFFADDSLLFCRATPRECDKVMDLLSNYKNVSGQKVNRDKTTLFFNGTVDEGSR from the coding sequence ATGGCCTTGAAACTGGACATGAGCAAAGCTTATGATCAAGTTGAAtggaattttttggaaaaattgatgATGAAGATGGGCTTTAATGAAAGATGGGTGGGATTGATTATGACTTGTGTAAAAACTGTGACTTATTCTGTGTTGGTCAATGGTGAACCTAAAGGGCTTATTACTCTGTCAAGAGGGCTTAGACAAGGAGACCCCCTCTCCTcctttctatttcttctttgcACGGGGGGCCTACATGGTCTCATCCGACAAGATGCAAATAGTGGTGACATTACTAGCTTTGCACTTTGTAGACGAGGGCCTAAACTCACTCAcctattttttgcagatgatagccttTTGTTTTGCAGAGCAACCCCTAGGGAGTGTGACAAGGTGATGGACTTACTTTCCAATTATAAGAATGTGTCTGGTCAAAAGGTGAATAGGGACAAAACGACACTCTTTTTTAATGGAACAGTTGATGAAGGATCAAGGtag